One genomic segment of Kocuria rhizophila DC2201 includes these proteins:
- the ftsW gene encoding putative lipid II flippase FtsW produces the protein MATRTQGRAATPETPENAASPAGTALSTRLRGLWRQLTDGPLFHSYYALAGSVILLTGIGVMMVLSASAVESISDSRSAYSLFGKQVMFAVLGLLAMFGLSLVPTQVFRRAAWPLWGLSVLLSALVFTPLGREVNGNRNWLVVGGQSVQPSELAKLALSLWLAAMFAKQGREVETDWKKALWPSLGGFLLPTAMVLAGGDAGTAIVFCLIYAAALWFVHAPLKIFAAGGVLAVGGGLVLIAIAPHRLDRITGWLFGDCGATDACWQAQQGLNALATGGWWGVGLGQSRLKYNYVPEAHNDYIFSIIGEELGLVGTAMILVLFIVVVVAMARILTRTRSTFVRITTACITTWIVGQAFVNLGMVTGLLPVIGIPLPFISYGGSALLMTMAAVGVVMSFARVPRTVRVRSTGPGTAANQILDAQEAREQGLDDGSRGARTPWRERLTSRSGRGRR, from the coding sequence ATGGCCACGCGCACCCAGGGGCGCGCCGCTACGCCGGAGACCCCCGAGAACGCCGCGTCCCCCGCGGGCACCGCCCTGAGCACCCGGCTGCGGGGGCTGTGGCGCCAGCTCACGGACGGGCCGCTGTTCCACTCCTACTACGCGCTGGCCGGTTCGGTGATCCTGCTCACCGGCATCGGCGTGATGATGGTGCTCTCCGCCTCCGCGGTGGAGTCCATCTCCGACTCCCGCTCCGCGTACTCCCTGTTCGGCAAGCAGGTGATGTTCGCGGTGCTGGGGCTGCTGGCCATGTTCGGGCTCTCCCTCGTGCCCACCCAGGTCTTCCGCCGGGCCGCCTGGCCGCTGTGGGGGCTCAGCGTGCTGCTCTCCGCCCTCGTGTTCACCCCGCTGGGCCGCGAGGTCAACGGCAACCGCAACTGGCTCGTAGTCGGGGGGCAGTCCGTGCAGCCCTCGGAGCTCGCCAAGCTCGCGCTGAGCCTGTGGCTCGCCGCGATGTTCGCGAAGCAGGGCCGCGAGGTGGAGACGGACTGGAAGAAGGCGCTGTGGCCCTCGCTCGGTGGCTTCCTGCTGCCCACCGCCATGGTGCTGGCCGGCGGGGACGCCGGCACCGCCATCGTCTTCTGCCTGATCTACGCCGCCGCCCTGTGGTTCGTGCACGCACCGCTGAAGATCTTCGCGGCCGGCGGTGTGCTGGCCGTGGGCGGCGGACTCGTGCTGATCGCCATCGCCCCGCACCGCCTGGACCGCATCACCGGCTGGCTGTTCGGGGACTGCGGCGCCACCGACGCGTGCTGGCAGGCCCAGCAGGGGCTCAACGCGCTGGCCACCGGCGGCTGGTGGGGTGTGGGGCTGGGCCAGTCACGGCTCAAGTACAACTACGTTCCCGAGGCGCACAACGACTACATCTTCTCGATCATCGGGGAGGAGCTCGGGCTGGTGGGCACCGCCATGATCCTGGTGCTGTTCATCGTGGTGGTCGTGGCCATGGCCCGGATCCTCACGCGCACCCGCAGCACGTTCGTGCGCATCACCACCGCGTGCATCACCACGTGGATCGTGGGCCAGGCGTTCGTGAACCTGGGCATGGTCACGGGTCTGCTGCCCGTGATCGGCATCCCCCTGCCGTTCATCAGCTACGGTGGATCCGCGCTGCTCATGACCATGGCGGCCGTGGGCGTAGTGATGTCCTTCGCCCGCGTGCCCCGCACCGTGCGGGTGCGCTCGACGGGCCCCGGCACCGCCGCGAACCAGATCCTGGACGCCCAGGAGGCCCGCGAGCAGGGTCTCGACGACGGCTCCCGCGGTGCGCGCACCCCGTGGCGTGAGCGCCTCACGAGTCGATCAGGAAGGGGACGCCGATGA
- the murD gene encoding UDP-N-acetylmuramoyl-L-alanine--D-glutamate ligase has product MMHASNDNPILDTPRLAGLTSWDAPWAGLRVVVAGIGVSGFAAADTLIELGAKVTVVDAGDTERNRQSADTLKIVGASDVVLGPDAMAAVPDVAGQRPELVVTSPGIRPTSSLLTAAREEGIQIWGDVELAWRVNRREGRKSPEWLCITGTNGKTTTVGMTASILQAAGLKAVAVGNVGTPILDALRDPVEYDVLAVELSSFQLHWMHSVSPLASAVLNVAEDHVDWHGSYENYRADKSRVYENTRVACVYNADQPGAEELVEAADVVEGCRAVGFTTQHPGLSMVGVVEDLLVDRAFVADRARTAAELGSVSDTGPIPTRHGVANALAAAALARAAGVEPEAVRDGLRAHHPGDHRIQLVAETDGVRWINDSKATNPHAAEASLSAFDPVVWIAGGLSKGVTYDELVARHAQRLRAVVVIGTDDAALLDALARLAPDVPVLHATPGAGPDSAAGDPADGQEAMRRAVRLAHEHAAAQDTVLMAPAAASMDQFSDYAERGHAFIRSVHEELGI; this is encoded by the coding sequence ATGATGCACGCGAGCAACGACAACCCGATCCTGGACACCCCCCGGCTCGCCGGGCTCACCAGCTGGGACGCACCCTGGGCCGGCCTGCGCGTGGTCGTGGCGGGCATCGGGGTCTCCGGCTTCGCCGCCGCGGACACCCTGATCGAGCTCGGGGCGAAGGTCACGGTGGTGGACGCGGGGGACACCGAGCGCAACCGGCAGAGCGCGGACACCCTGAAGATCGTGGGCGCGAGCGACGTCGTGCTGGGACCGGACGCGATGGCCGCCGTTCCCGACGTCGCCGGGCAGCGCCCCGAGCTCGTGGTCACGTCACCGGGCATCCGGCCCACGAGCTCCCTGCTCACGGCCGCGCGCGAGGAGGGCATCCAGATCTGGGGGGACGTGGAGCTCGCGTGGCGCGTGAACCGCCGGGAGGGCCGCAAGAGCCCCGAGTGGCTGTGCATCACCGGGACCAACGGCAAGACCACCACGGTGGGGATGACCGCCTCGATCCTGCAGGCCGCGGGGCTCAAGGCCGTAGCGGTGGGCAACGTGGGCACCCCCATCCTGGACGCCCTGCGCGACCCCGTGGAGTACGACGTCCTGGCCGTGGAGCTCTCGAGCTTCCAGCTGCACTGGATGCACTCGGTCTCCCCGCTGGCCTCGGCGGTGCTCAACGTGGCCGAGGACCACGTGGACTGGCACGGCAGCTACGAGAACTACCGCGCGGACAAGTCCCGCGTGTACGAGAACACCCGGGTGGCGTGCGTGTACAACGCGGACCAGCCCGGTGCGGAGGAGCTCGTGGAGGCGGCGGACGTGGTCGAGGGCTGCCGCGCCGTGGGCTTCACCACCCAGCACCCGGGACTGTCCATGGTGGGGGTCGTGGAGGACCTGCTCGTGGACCGGGCGTTCGTGGCGGACCGGGCGAGGACCGCCGCGGAGCTGGGATCGGTCTCGGACACGGGACCCATCCCCACCCGCCACGGCGTGGCCAACGCCCTGGCCGCCGCCGCGCTGGCCCGGGCCGCGGGCGTGGAGCCGGAGGCTGTGCGCGACGGACTGCGCGCGCACCACCCCGGGGACCACCGCATCCAGCTCGTGGCCGAGACCGACGGGGTGCGCTGGATCAACGACTCCAAGGCCACCAACCCCCACGCCGCCGAGGCCTCGCTGTCGGCGTTCGACCCCGTGGTGTGGATCGCGGGCGGGCTCTCCAAGGGGGTCACCTACGACGAGCTGGTGGCGCGCCACGCGCAGCGGCTCAGGGCGGTGGTGGTGATCGGCACGGACGACGCCGCCCTGCTCGACGCGCTCGCGCGCCTGGCCCCGGACGTGCCCGTGCTGCACGCGACCCCCGGGGCGGGGCCCGACTCCGCGGCCGGGGACCCCGCCGACGGCCAGGAGGCGATGCGCCGCGCCGTGCGGCTCGCGCACGAGCACGCCGCTGCGCAGGACACCGTGCTCATGGCACCGGCCGCCGCGTCCATGGACCAGTTCTCCGACTACGCCGAGCGCGGCCACGCGTTCATCCGCAGCGTGCACGAGGAGCTGGGGATCTGA
- the mraY gene encoding phospho-N-acetylmuramoyl-pentapeptide-transferase, protein MIQLLMAAGLGLVFSIFGTPALIKVLARHGYGQYIRDDGPTSHQTKRGTPTMGGVAILLSVVAAYLVTHLISVLAWPENGGITLSGLLALGLMLGMGMVGFLDDYKKISKKQNLGLTAAGKMVLQGAIGSAFAVLVLFFPDAAGNTPASTAISWTRDTGVDLAFAGPVVGLILFVVWVNLIATGTTNAVNLTDGLDGLATGASILVFSGYMLITLWQAGHLCENAAQAACYAVRDPMDLSIVAAALVGALIGFLWWNTSPAKIFMGDTGSLGLGGALAAFAVLSRTELLLVLIAGLFVVITMSVILQVGYFKLSHGKRIFKMAPLQHHFELKGWQEVTIVVRFWVIAGLFVAAALGVFYGDWLLHNGGAFPGAEALH, encoded by the coding sequence ATGATTCAACTGCTCATGGCAGCGGGGCTCGGTCTCGTGTTCTCGATCTTCGGGACCCCCGCGCTCATCAAGGTCCTGGCCCGCCACGGCTACGGCCAGTACATCCGCGACGACGGCCCCACCTCCCACCAGACCAAGCGGGGCACGCCCACGATGGGCGGGGTGGCCATCCTGCTCTCGGTGGTCGCCGCCTACCTGGTGACCCACCTGATCAGCGTGCTCGCGTGGCCCGAGAACGGGGGGATCACCCTCTCCGGGCTGCTGGCCCTCGGGCTCATGCTCGGCATGGGGATGGTGGGCTTCCTGGACGACTACAAGAAGATCTCCAAGAAGCAGAACCTCGGGCTCACCGCCGCCGGGAAGATGGTGCTGCAGGGCGCTATCGGCAGCGCCTTCGCCGTGCTCGTGCTGTTCTTCCCGGATGCCGCCGGCAACACCCCGGCCTCGACCGCCATCTCCTGGACCCGGGACACCGGCGTGGACCTCGCGTTCGCCGGGCCCGTGGTGGGCCTGATCCTGTTCGTGGTGTGGGTGAACCTGATCGCCACGGGCACCACCAACGCCGTGAACCTCACCGACGGGCTGGACGGGCTCGCCACCGGGGCCTCCATCCTGGTGTTCAGCGGCTACATGCTGATCACCCTGTGGCAGGCCGGGCACCTGTGCGAGAACGCCGCCCAGGCCGCGTGCTACGCGGTGCGGGACCCCATGGACCTCTCGATCGTCGCGGCCGCCCTGGTGGGCGCGCTCATCGGGTTCCTGTGGTGGAACACCTCGCCCGCCAAGATCTTCATGGGGGACACCGGCTCGCTGGGGCTCGGCGGCGCACTCGCCGCGTTCGCCGTGCTCTCCCGCACCGAGCTGCTGCTCGTGCTGATCGCCGGGCTGTTCGTGGTGATCACCATGTCCGTGATCCTGCAGGTGGGCTACTTCAAGCTCTCCCACGGCAAGCGCATCTTCAAGATGGCGCCCCTGCAGCACCACTTCGAGCTCAAGGGCTGGCAGGAGGTCACCATCGTGGTGCGCTTCTGGGTGATCGCCGGGCTCTTCGTGGCCGCGGCGCTCGGTGTGTTCTACGGGGACTGGCTGCTGCACAACGGCGGCGCGTTCCCCGGGGCCGAGGCCCTGCACTGA
- a CDS encoding UDP-N-acetylmuramoyl-L-alanyl-D-glutamate--2,6-diaminopimelate ligase — translation MVASGPEGADAQSMRPSRPVPHTVEELARLTGARVRAASSGLVGAVTGVVLNSREVQPGDLYAALPGAQVHGARFAADAAAAGAVAVLTDPAGERLLDEAGVSLPVLVSEQPRSWVGPVAAAVYDSHPGEEAGQELFAVTGTNGKTTTTYFTTAILRALGHTTGLIGTIEILAGDTPIPSRLTTPEAPHVHSLLALMRERGITATAMEVSSHALEFHRVDGVHYGVAGFTNLTQDHLDLHGSMEEYFEAKAQLFTRQRTSRAVVVLSDEDPWSGAMARRAREELGDANVTTVALRGSEDAERGQDAAQWTLRSLTRRGIGSAFVLRHRDGRELRVHTGLPGDFNVANAALAVLMVLDSGVELETLQRALDEHDPLTASVPGRMELVGTRPTSLVDFAHNPDALVRALRSVDPEDGRVIVVFGATGQRDTGKRPVMGRVAAEEADVVIVTDDDPHAEDPAPIREQVAAGAREAVAAGARATDVLVIAPRATAIRTAVRMARAEDSVIVAGRGHETVQDVAGVDVPLDDRVELREALAQLHAHTEESK, via the coding sequence ATGGTGGCATCTGGCCCAGAGGGAGCCGACGCGCAGAGCATGCGTCCGTCGCGTCCCGTCCCGCACACGGTGGAGGAGCTCGCGCGCCTGACGGGCGCCCGGGTGCGGGCGGCGTCGTCGGGGCTGGTGGGCGCCGTCACCGGCGTGGTCCTGAACTCGCGCGAGGTGCAACCCGGGGACCTCTACGCGGCGCTGCCGGGCGCGCAGGTCCACGGTGCGCGCTTCGCGGCCGACGCCGCCGCGGCCGGTGCCGTGGCCGTGCTCACCGATCCGGCCGGGGAGCGGCTGCTCGACGAGGCCGGTGTGTCGCTGCCGGTGCTGGTCAGCGAGCAGCCCCGCTCCTGGGTGGGCCCGGTGGCCGCCGCCGTCTACGACTCGCACCCGGGGGAGGAGGCCGGCCAGGAGCTGTTCGCCGTCACGGGGACCAACGGCAAGACCACCACCACGTACTTCACCACCGCGATCCTGCGGGCGCTCGGGCACACCACCGGGCTGATCGGGACCATCGAGATCCTCGCGGGGGACACCCCGATCCCCTCGCGGCTGACCACGCCCGAGGCACCCCACGTGCACTCGCTACTCGCGCTCATGCGGGAACGGGGGATCACCGCCACGGCCATGGAGGTCTCCTCCCACGCGCTCGAGTTCCACCGGGTGGACGGCGTGCACTACGGCGTGGCCGGGTTCACCAACCTCACGCAGGACCACCTGGACCTGCACGGGTCCATGGAGGAGTACTTCGAGGCCAAGGCGCAGCTGTTCACGCGGCAGCGCACGAGCCGCGCGGTGGTGGTGCTCTCCGACGAGGACCCGTGGAGCGGTGCCATGGCGCGGCGGGCCCGGGAGGAGCTCGGGGACGCGAACGTGACCACGGTGGCCCTGCGGGGCAGCGAGGACGCCGAGCGCGGGCAGGACGCCGCCCAGTGGACCCTGCGCTCGCTCACGCGCCGGGGGATCGGCAGCGCGTTCGTGCTGCGCCACCGGGACGGCCGGGAGCTGCGCGTGCACACCGGGCTGCCCGGGGACTTCAACGTGGCCAACGCGGCCCTGGCCGTGCTCATGGTGCTGGACTCCGGGGTGGAGCTCGAGACCCTGCAGCGGGCCCTGGACGAGCACGACCCCCTCACCGCGAGCGTGCCCGGTCGCATGGAGCTCGTGGGCACCCGCCCCACCTCGCTGGTGGACTTCGCCCACAACCCCGACGCCCTGGTGCGCGCGCTGCGCTCGGTGGACCCCGAGGACGGCCGGGTGATCGTGGTCTTCGGCGCCACGGGTCAGCGGGACACCGGCAAGCGGCCCGTGATGGGCCGGGTGGCCGCCGAGGAGGCGGACGTCGTGATCGTCACCGACGACGACCCCCACGCCGAGGACCCCGCACCCATCCGCGAGCAGGTGGCGGCGGGGGCCCGCGAGGCGGTGGCCGCCGGTGCGCGCGCCACGGACGTGCTGGTCATCGCCCCGCGGGCCACGGCCATCCGCACCGCGGTGCGGATGGCGCGGGCCGAGGACTCGGTCATCGTGGCCGGGCGCGGCCACGAGACCGTGCAGGACGTGGCCGGGGTGGACGTGCCCCTGGACGATCGAGTGGAGCTGCGCGAAGCCCTGGCGCAGCTGCACGCCCACACGGAGGAGAGCAAATGA
- a CDS encoding peptidoglycan D,D-transpeptidase FtsI family protein: protein MPASPARRNRLLRPYTRMQVGIAVLLVLLLLVMGRLFWVQGLDPAGRADAAAAQRTLVEPIPAVRGEITDTRGTVLARTLQRYDITVDQSAVTEVAVPQKDGSTQTVTPTQAVYKIADALGMKDTDVKKALDGDKTFNYVARGVTPEQYNALRELNLPYIYGQPTFQRSYPDGSLGGSVVGFLGGDSEALGGIEQTQDASLRGTDGERRFEISGDGVRIPVAPQEQKAAQNGSDVKLSLDSDVQFFAEQAVRERAKQLKAEWGTAVVLDVKTGKVLALADTSSVDPNVPGKAKAEDLSSRAVTQAVEPGSTEKIATAAGALDRGLVSPETQITVPPYLQIGSEKITDAFDHGAQNRTVAGIIADSMNTGTVIMGSKMDKQARHDNLEGFGVGSSTGIELPGESTGILTPADQWDARQEYTVLFGQGVSQTPLRTASIFQAVANKGRQIEPRIVESTTAADGTVSTPQAPEPRQVISESAAQQTLDVMENVVTQGGAKEAAVPGYRVGGKTGTAEAPSEKGGYDGYTTSFVGVAPMEDPQYLVAVTMQRPKGDVHTVGVTSTFSTIMSQVLHHYNVAPSTTQGPKLPMQVPENLKKDVTPTNALDQTWPPPGRDESQG from the coding sequence GTGCCAGCATCACCCGCGCGCAGGAACCGCCTGCTCCGGCCCTACACGCGCATGCAGGTGGGGATCGCCGTCCTGCTGGTGCTGCTGCTGCTGGTCATGGGACGGCTGTTCTGGGTGCAGGGCCTGGACCCCGCGGGGCGCGCGGACGCCGCGGCGGCGCAGCGCACCCTGGTGGAGCCGATCCCGGCGGTGCGCGGTGAGATCACCGACACGCGCGGCACGGTGCTCGCCCGGACCCTGCAGCGCTATGACATCACGGTGGACCAGTCCGCGGTCACGGAGGTCGCGGTGCCCCAGAAGGACGGCTCCACCCAGACCGTGACCCCCACCCAGGCGGTGTACAAGATCGCCGACGCGCTAGGCATGAAGGACACCGACGTCAAGAAGGCCCTGGACGGGGACAAGACCTTCAACTACGTGGCGCGCGGTGTCACCCCGGAGCAGTACAACGCCCTGCGCGAGCTGAACCTGCCGTACATCTACGGCCAGCCCACGTTCCAGCGCAGCTACCCGGACGGTTCCCTGGGCGGTTCCGTGGTCGGGTTCCTGGGCGGGGACAGCGAGGCCCTGGGGGGGATCGAGCAGACGCAGGACGCCTCGCTGCGCGGCACGGACGGCGAGCGCCGCTTCGAGATCTCCGGGGACGGCGTGCGCATCCCCGTGGCGCCCCAGGAGCAGAAGGCCGCCCAGAACGGCTCGGACGTGAAGCTCTCCCTGGACAGCGACGTCCAGTTCTTCGCGGAGCAGGCGGTGCGCGAGCGCGCCAAGCAGCTCAAGGCCGAGTGGGGCACGGCGGTGGTGCTGGACGTGAAGACCGGCAAGGTGCTCGCGCTCGCGGACACCTCCTCGGTGGATCCGAACGTGCCGGGCAAGGCCAAGGCGGAGGACCTCTCCTCGCGGGCCGTGACGCAGGCGGTCGAGCCCGGGTCCACGGAGAAGATCGCCACGGCCGCCGGGGCCCTGGACCGGGGGCTGGTGAGCCCCGAGACGCAGATCACCGTGCCGCCGTACCTGCAGATCGGTTCGGAGAAGATCACGGACGCGTTCGACCACGGGGCGCAGAACCGCACCGTGGCCGGGATCATCGCGGACTCGATGAACACGGGCACGGTGATCATGGGCTCGAAGATGGACAAGCAGGCGCGTCACGACAACCTCGAGGGCTTCGGAGTGGGCTCGTCCACGGGCATCGAGCTGCCCGGTGAGTCCACGGGGATCCTCACGCCCGCGGACCAGTGGGATGCGCGTCAGGAGTACACGGTGCTGTTCGGCCAGGGCGTGTCCCAGACGCCGCTGCGCACGGCGTCGATCTTCCAGGCGGTCGCGAACAAGGGGCGTCAGATCGAGCCGCGCATCGTGGAGAGCACCACGGCCGCGGACGGCACCGTGAGCACCCCGCAGGCGCCCGAGCCCCGACAGGTGATCTCCGAGTCCGCTGCGCAGCAGACCCTGGACGTGATGGAGAACGTGGTCACGCAGGGCGGCGCCAAGGAGGCGGCGGTGCCGGGCTACCGCGTGGGCGGCAAGACGGGCACCGCGGAGGCGCCGAGCGAGAAGGGCGGCTACGACGGCTACACCACGTCCTTCGTGGGTGTCGCTCCCATGGAGGACCCGCAGTACCTCGTGGCCGTGACCATGCAGCGGCCCAAGGGCGACGTGCACACGGTGGGCGTGACCTCCACGTTCTCCACGATCATGTCCCAGGTGCTGCACCACTACAACGTGGCGCCCTCCACGACCCAGGGCCCCAAGCTGCCCATGCAGGTCCCGGAGAACCTCAAGAAGGACGTGACGCCGACCAACGCCCTGGACCAGACCTGGCCCCCGCCGGGCCGGGACGAGTCCCAGGGATAA
- the murG gene encoding undecaprenyldiphospho-muramoylpentapeptide beta-N-acetylglucosaminyltransferase, protein MTSEHGPAQSPQRAGSARVVLAGGGTAGHISPLLAIARAIQEARADVSVCAVGTASGMETRLVPAAGVPLELIERVPLPRRPSVDLVRLPRRMATAVHQAGRILDSQQATVVVGVGGYVCTPVYLAAARRRIPVVIHEANARPGIANRVGARFASVVATAFPDTPLRGARVVGMPMREEIATLDRAAHRARARLALGLQPDLPTVVVTGGSSGAQSMNRTVAAVASEIGGRGYQVLHVTGRTKEVRTPDGELLRAENYVQTEFVDGMETVYAAADLLVARAGAATVCEVAAVGLPAVFVPLPIGNGEQALNARSLVAAGGAQLVTDAQFTPQFYRDTVAPLVTDTARLDRMARASAAHGVRDAAQVMARLTLDAARA, encoded by the coding sequence ATGACGTCCGAACACGGTCCGGCACAGAGCCCCCAGCGCGCGGGCTCCGCGCGCGTGGTGCTCGCCGGCGGCGGCACCGCCGGGCACATCAGCCCCCTGCTGGCCATCGCCCGCGCCATCCAGGAGGCCCGGGCGGACGTGAGCGTGTGCGCCGTGGGCACGGCCTCGGGCATGGAGACCCGGCTCGTGCCGGCAGCGGGCGTGCCGCTCGAGCTGATCGAGCGCGTGCCGCTGCCCCGGAGGCCATCCGTGGACCTCGTGCGCCTGCCGCGCCGCATGGCCACCGCTGTGCACCAGGCCGGACGGATCCTGGACTCCCAGCAGGCCACCGTGGTGGTGGGCGTGGGCGGCTACGTGTGCACGCCCGTGTACCTCGCGGCCGCGCGGCGTCGGATCCCCGTGGTGATCCACGAGGCCAACGCCCGGCCCGGGATCGCCAACCGGGTGGGCGCGCGCTTCGCGTCCGTGGTGGCCACCGCGTTCCCGGACACCCCGCTGCGCGGGGCCCGCGTGGTGGGGATGCCCATGCGGGAGGAGATCGCCACCCTGGACCGCGCCGCGCACCGGGCACGGGCGCGGCTGGCCCTGGGACTGCAGCCGGACCTGCCCACCGTGGTGGTCACGGGCGGCTCCTCCGGGGCCCAGTCCATGAACCGTACCGTGGCCGCGGTCGCCTCCGAGATCGGTGGCCGGGGCTACCAGGTGCTGCACGTGACCGGGCGGACCAAAGAGGTCCGCACCCCGGACGGCGAGCTGCTGCGGGCCGAGAACTACGTGCAGACCGAGTTCGTGGACGGCATGGAGACCGTGTACGCGGCCGCGGACCTGCTGGTCGCGCGCGCCGGCGCCGCCACGGTGTGCGAGGTCGCTGCCGTGGGACTGCCCGCCGTGTTCGTCCCGCTGCCCATCGGCAACGGGGAGCAGGCCCTCAACGCGCGCTCCCTCGTGGCTGCCGGGGGAGCGCAGCTCGTCACCGACGCCCAGTTCACCCCCCAGTTCTACCGGGACACCGTGGCACCGCTCGTCACCGACACCGCCCGCCTGGACCGCATGGCCCGGGCCTCGGCGGCCCACGGCGTGCGCGACGCCGCCCAGGTGATGGCCCGCCTGACCCTCGACGCCGCCCGCGCCTGA
- a CDS encoding UDP-N-acetylmuramoyl-tripeptide--D-alanyl-D-alanine ligase: MIPITAAELARAVSGRLVSVADPDGVSATSVTTDSREVTAGTLFVAKPGETTDGHAFVPQAAAAGAVLNLTEREVLDDTGAPYPSVVVADVVQAMGALASHVLQRLRAAHPVTVVAVTGSVGKTTTKDLLHGIFAAEGPTVAPRNSYNGEVGVPLTVFTAEQDTEFFVVEMGATHIGNIRYLCEMVRPDVGAVLCVGSAHAGEFGGVENIARAKGEMVECLAPEGTAVLNDDDARVRPMRERTTARVVSFGQGGRPHDPGHEDPRVWAEDVTTGADGCPSFTLHFPDGSAFPVHSRLIGVHHVTNLLAAASVAWAAGVAPERIAAGLEGTGARSRWRMERTERSDGVTVVNDAYNANPQSMKAALQTLAQLGRGDAEHPPRRTIAVIGGMHELGDETISAHADLGQLLVRLNISHVVAVGDLARPVYTAATLEGSWGEEALWVPDAEAAEEHLRAVLRPGDIVLLKSSNAAGLNHLGDRIARDGADSNDRKG, translated from the coding sequence ATGATCCCCATCACCGCCGCAGAGCTCGCGCGGGCCGTCTCCGGCCGACTCGTGAGCGTCGCGGACCCGGACGGCGTGAGCGCCACCTCGGTCACCACGGACTCCCGGGAGGTCACGGCGGGCACCCTGTTCGTCGCCAAGCCCGGGGAGACCACCGACGGCCACGCGTTCGTCCCGCAGGCCGCGGCCGCCGGTGCCGTGCTGAACCTCACCGAGCGCGAGGTCCTCGACGACACCGGCGCTCCCTACCCGAGCGTGGTGGTGGCGGACGTGGTGCAGGCCATGGGCGCGCTCGCGAGCCACGTGCTGCAGCGGCTGCGCGCGGCGCACCCCGTGACCGTGGTGGCCGTGACTGGCTCGGTGGGCAAGACCACCACCAAGGACCTGCTGCACGGGATCTTCGCCGCCGAGGGGCCCACGGTGGCCCCGCGCAACTCGTACAACGGCGAGGTGGGCGTGCCGCTCACCGTGTTCACCGCGGAGCAGGACACCGAGTTCTTCGTCGTCGAGATGGGCGCCACGCACATCGGCAACATCCGCTACCTGTGCGAGATGGTGCGCCCGGACGTGGGCGCGGTGCTGTGCGTCGGATCGGCCCACGCGGGCGAGTTCGGCGGCGTGGAGAACATCGCGCGCGCCAAGGGCGAGATGGTCGAGTGCCTCGCGCCGGAGGGCACCGCGGTGCTCAACGACGACGACGCCCGTGTGCGTCCCATGCGCGAGCGCACCACGGCGCGCGTCGTCTCCTTCGGGCAGGGTGGCCGACCCCACGACCCCGGCCACGAGGACCCACGGGTGTGGGCCGAGGACGTCACCACCGGGGCGGACGGCTGCCCGTCCTTCACCCTGCACTTCCCGGACGGCTCCGCGTTCCCCGTGCACTCGCGGCTGATCGGCGTGCACCACGTGACCAACCTGCTGGCCGCGGCCTCCGTGGCGTGGGCTGCGGGCGTGGCGCCGGAGCGGATCGCCGCGGGGCTCGAGGGCACCGGCGCCCGCTCACGGTGGCGCATGGAGCGCACCGAGCGCTCGGACGGCGTCACCGTGGTCAACGACGCCTACAACGCCAACCCCCAGTCCATGAAGGCCGCCCTGCAGACCCTCGCCCAGCTGGGCCGCGGGGACGCCGAGCACCCGCCCCGGCGCACCATCGCCGTGATCGGGGGGATGCACGAGCTGGGCGACGAGACGATCTCCGCCCACGCGGACCTCGGCCAGCTGCTGGTGCGGCTGAACATCTCCCACGTTGTGGCCGTGGGCGACCTCGCCCGCCCGGTGTACACCGCGGCCACCCTGGAGGGCTCCTGGGGCGAGGAGGCCCTCTGGGTCCCGGACGCCGAAGCCGCCGAGGAGCACCTGCGCGCGGTGCTGCGCCCCGGGGACATCGTGCTGCTGAAATCCTCCAACGCCGCCGGTCTCAATCACCTGGGCGACCGCATCGCCCGCGACGGCGCCGACTCGAACGACAGGAAGGGCTGA